Below is a window of Virgibacillus sp. NKC19-3 DNA.
ACAATAATAAAATATAAAACCTTCGTCATCCTAAATTCCTCACTTTCTCTCCCCCATTATAAACCACACACGAAGAAAAATCCTATCATAAAAGCAATAAAAAACGACAAATTTCGGGTGTCCCGGGCACTATCTTAACAAAAGCTTTACATTAGCAACATACCTTCTTTACATTCACCTATTATACTAGCAATTGAGGGGCGGGATACGCTCTAAAATTCATAGCTATCTAAGGGAGGGCAATTATATGAGGTTTGAGAAGGTTTCATTTTTTGTAGGATCAGCTGCACTTGCTGTTGTGCTTGCAGCCTGTGGGGGAACGAACGCGGAAGAAGGCGAAGTACAGGACAACAATGAATCGGAGGAATTAGAAGGTAATATTGTTATTGACGGATCAGGAACGGTTTATCCCTTAATGTCGCGATTGGCTGAAGAATACATGGCAACCCAAGAGCAAGGTGTATCTGTTGAAGTAAGCCGTGCAGGTACAAGCGCTGGATTTGAACGGTTTTTAGCGGAAGATGGAACAGACTTTAATGATGCTTCACGCCAAATAAAAGAAGAAGAACAGGGAAAAGCAGATGAACTTGGCATCGATGTACAAGAACTGAAATTAGCCTTAGATGGTTTAACGATGGTCATTCATCCAGATAATGACTGGGCAACCGAAATGACGGAACAAGAAGTCAAAGACATTTTCCTTGCTGAAAGCGGGATTACGACATGGGCTGACATCAATGAGGAATGGCCTGATGAGGAAATCAATAAAATGGGACCAAATGAAAACCATGGTACGTATGAGTTTTTCTATGAAACGATTCTCGAGGAACAAGATTTAGACCCCAATACGAATCTTCAACAAGAATATTCAACACTTGTTAATCTTGTCTCCGAAGATGTAAATGGCATTGCATTCTTTGGTTTTGGTTATTATGTCAACAACCAGGATGACCTTCAGGCCGTGAGCGTTGATTTCGGCGACGGCCCGGTTGAGCCAAACCTTGATACCATCGCTGAAGATGGGGACTACGCAAACTTTACGCGACCGGTGTTCACGTATTTAAACGTAAATCAGGCTCAGGAGAACCCTCAAGTAATGGACTATGCGCTCTACATGATGGAGAATACCAACGATTTCGCGGGTGAAGCTGGATTCGCCCCAATTCCGGAAGAAGAAGCTCAAGGATATGTTGAAGACCTAGAATCACTTCAATAAGTTTCTATAAGGTAGGAGCTTGATAAGGGGCGCCTGTCTTATTGTCTATAAAGCATGAAAGGAGCTTCGGGAAATGGCAGCTAGCAGGGAGAATAACCGTATCAATGTTCGCGAATTAATCAATAAAAACAAAAATGGTAAGAACATGTCCCGCTTGACGGAAAACATCATTCCAACGATCCTGTTCATGATTGCATCCATTTCCATTCTGACAACCGTTGGCATTATTTACACGCTTTTATCCGAGGCGATTGAATTTTTCAGGCGAGTACCTATTTGGGACTTCTTTACAGGCACTGTCTTGCGACCATTAAGCCAAGACCCGGCATTTGGTATTTTACCACTCATCAACGGCACCATCATCTCCTCTTTGATTGCAATACTTGTTGCAGGACCGATTGGAATGATGACAGCTGTTTATTTGAGTGAATATGCTTCTGAAAAACGTAGAAGAACATGGAAACCAATGCTTGAAATACTTGCCGGTATACCTACCATCGTTTATGGGTTTTTTGCTTTTACATTTGTAACACCGGTAATAAGAACTATTTTTCCAGCAGTAGAAGCAACGAACATCCTTAGTCCCGGGCTTATTATGGGAGTAATGATTATTCCTATGATCGCTTCCCTCTCGGAGGATGCGATGACTTCTGTTCCGAATTCGATGCGTGAGGGTGCGCTTGCTTTAGGTGCCACCAAACTTGAAATGACATTCAAAGTGGTCGTTCCAGCTGCCCTATCGGGAATTATCTCTTCCTTTGTGCTGGGTATTTCCCGGGCAATCGGGGAAACGATGATTGTGACTATTGCCAGTGGGAGCTCGAAGCATTTCACATTTGACATCACGCAATCGATGCAAACCATGACCGCCTATATCGTTGAAGTAGCCGGTGGCGATGCGCCTGCCGGAGAGACGATCTATTACAGCTTATACGCCGTTGCGCTGACGCTATTTGTTTTCACACTTATGATGAATCTACTTGCAAGATACATCGCTCGTAAGTTTAGGGAGGAATACTAAGATGCAATATGTTGACACGGGAAACGTTCAGAAGCGATTAAACAGCCGGCTGTTAAAAAACAATCTATTCAAGGGCATTTTTTTCCTTGCTACGATTTTTGGATTAGTGGTACTGGCGGTCCTGCTCATTCGTGTTGGAACACAAGGGATTAGCTGGATGGACTGGAATTTTCTCACAGGTAGATTGTCGACAGATGCCGATCGTGCCGGAATTATGGGAGCCATTCTTGGAACATCGTGGTTAATGCTTGTGGTTATTCCGGTTACGCTATTTTTAGGCGTTGGTACAGCCATTTACCTGGAATTATATGCGAAAAAAGGAAAACTGCAAACCATCATAGCAACGAATATCTCAAACCTAGCGGGTGTTCCTTCTATTGTGTATGGGCTATTAGGTCTAACCGTTTTTGTCCGGGCCATGAGCGTTGGAAATGTAGTACTGGCCGGAGGGCTAACCCTATCCTTGCTGGTACTTCCGATTGTGATTGTTTCAGCGCAAGAAGCTATTCGTGCCGTACCTCAGCATTTAAGTGAGGCATCTTACGGAATGGGTGCGACGAAATGGCAAACCGTGAAGAACATCATTTTACCAGCAGCAATACCAGGAATTTTGACAGGGTCCATATTGGCACTATCCCGCGCGATTGGGGAAACAGCGCCACTAACTGTACTGGGAATTCCAGCATTATTAATCCCATTCCCTGAAGGGTTTTTTGACCCATTTACAGCACTGCCCATGCAAATTTACTACTGGACACTCGATTCCTCCCTCGTTGATGAATATGCATACTTGGCCGCTGCAACCATTGTCGTATTGCTTATGTTGTTGTTCTTATTGAATGCTGTCGCAATACACATTAGAAATAAATTTGGGCAAAGGTATTAATATTAGAATAAAGGAGAACTGATTATCATGACAACTGCTTTAGAGAGGAAAACGGAGTTAACATTAGTCGGTACAGCCGAATCCAAAGATTGGAATAAGAAAAGCGTCTACAATACCCATGATTTAAATCTATGGTATGGGAAAACACACGCATTAAAAAATATAAATTTGTCTATCTATGAAAAAGAAGTAACTGCCATCATCGGCCCTTCAGGCTGTGGTAAATCCACATTTATCAAGACATTAAACCGCATGGTCGAACTTGTTCCGAACGTAAGTACAACCGGTACGATCACATATAAGGATAAAAATATTTTAGATAAATCTTTTAACGTCGAGGACTTACGGACACGCGTTGGAATGGTCTTTCAAAAACCAAACCCATTTCCAAAATCCATTTATGACAATATCACTTATGGTCCAAAGATCCATGGTATTCGTAACAAAAAAATATTAAATGAAATCGTGGAAAAAAGCCTTCGTGGCGCTTCCCTCTGGGATGAGGTTAAAGATCGATTGAACGAAAATGCATACGGACTTTCCGGCGGACAGCAGCAACGTCTTTGTATCGCTCGTTGCTTAGCTATTGAACCAGAAGTTATTTTAATGGATGAACCAACATCATCGCTTGATCCGAAATCTACATGGCGGGTTGAAGAACTGATTCAAGCGCTTAAAAAGGAATATTCCATTATCATTGTTACACACAACATGCAACAGGCCACCCGCATCTCCAATAGAACAGCTTTCTTCTTACATGGGGAAGTGATTGAATGTGATCAAACGGATTCTATTTTTAATAATCCGGTTGACGATCGGACGGCAGATTATATTTCAGGAAGATTTGGATGAGAGAGTAGGGCTCGCGTGGCTATAGGGCAACATGCAATGCTACAAGACTATCAATTTGATGGTCTTTTTTGTTGATACGAAATGAATGTTGTTAGGACTGTTTTAGCGCCACTCGCCCACCGTATCCTGCGTCATTTCAATCAGTTTTCTCAGCTTGTCTATCGGTACTTGCCCCGGAGCTGAGCCTTGCACGCTTAAGCCGAATGTAATGATGGATCCGTATGCCCAGCCTACGATTCTGCTCAAACTACCCATCGCGCCCATCGACATGGTGACAATGGGAATGGTTAGCGCTTCATCTGTTTCTTTTGTTATTTCCAGTAAGCGTAATACATCCTCTTTCGTCTTAGGCATGACTGCTATCTTCGCAATATCAGCCTCGTAAAACTCTGCCTTGAAGGCGTGTTTCATAATATCTGACGTTTGAGGTGTGCAATCAAAATTATGATAGGATAGGATCATTTTTTTGTTGTATTGTTTGGATATTTTTCGTAGTTTTTTTATATAATCAGGATTGTTGGATACTTCAAAATCAATGATTGCAACAGCTGAATGTTTACATATTTCGCACAGTAAATGAATTTTTTCTTCCTCAGACAGGGAGATCTTTTCCCCCCCTTCTTTTTCCGATCGAATAGTAAAAAGCACGGGTTTTCCGCTAGAGGAAATTTCCTCAGCTACAGCTAAAACAGATTCGGCATCATGAAGCGCTTGAAAGCAATCTGCGCGCCATTCGATCATATCCGGGCTTTTCGCAATAATCGATTTTAGCTCAGCTCGAATTTCTTCTTTATTTTTCCCGGTTAGTGGTGTACAAATATAGGGCGGTTTTTTGTTAGGAAATAGCGCTGCTGTCATCAGAAATTTCACTCCTTCATTGTTTCACTTATCATAACTTACTTTTGAAAATTTCGCCATAAAACTGGCAAAATATGAGACAAAACAAAGAATATCGTGTACAAACCCGGATCAACTTAAAAATGAAAAAGCTTGGACAATAGAACATCGCCCAAACTTATTCGCTCACTTTTTCAATTCAAGCAGTTTCTCTTTTAATTCATTTTCCATACTGGCTATTTCTCTTTCTGCCTGTTGGCGTTTCTCCCTGCCTTCTGTTTGAATGTTCATGGTTTCCTCGATGGTGGTGATCAGGCTTTCTTGTGTTTTCTTTAATGTTTCAATGTCCACAAGGCCGCGTTCATTTTCTTTCGCCGTTTCAATGGAATTGGTTTTCAGCATTTCTGCGTTTCTTTCGAGTAGTTCATTCGTTGTGTTGGACACTTGTTTCTGTGCTTCCACAGCATGGCGCTGACGGATCAGGGTAAGCGCAATTGCGATTTGGTTCTTCCAAAGTGGGATTGCGGTCAAAATGGATGATTGTATTTTTTCGACCAATGCCTGGTTCGTATTTTGAATGAGACGTATTTGTGGTGCACTTTGTGTGGTGATTTGCCGACTTAGTTTCAAATCATGCATGCGCTTATCAAGTCGTTCGACAAATTGCAGTTTATCATTGACCTCCTGCACATCCATTTGGTTCTGACTCTGTTCCGCTTTACGCTTCAGCTCAGGTATGACGTTCTTTCCCAGTTCTTCCAACTTCACTTCACCAGCAGCAATATAAATATTCAATGCCTCGAAATAGTCTTTATTTTTATCAAACACCTCTTGAAGCATATCATTATCTTTCGTTAATGCCGTTTTATAGTGGTCTAACTTGACACTGATGCGGTCAATCTGTGCACCGGTTTTTTGATACCTTGAAAGGATTTCATTAACGGATCCTTGGATTTTTCCAAATATCCGGGAAAATAAGCCACGTTTCTCCGGCTTAAGTTCATCCGGATTTACTTGCTCGAGTTTCTTCATTAAGTCTTCCAGAATCCCGCCAATTTCTGAAGCATCATTCGTCTGGACGTGTTCAAGCATCGAATGGGAAAAATTCAGCAGCTTATTCTGAGCCTCTGTTCCAAACTGGGTAATGGCCTGATAATTATTCGAATCGATCTGTTCTGCCAACCGGATTGCCTGCTCTTGGCCTTCTTCATCTAACATATCGAATTGTCGCTGCGGCTTTTCCTCATTCGTGGTTTGTGCGACGTTTCCCTGATTACCAAACGGATTTGCCAATAAATCTTCTACTTCCTTTGGTCGTCTCGGTTCATGTTGTTCATTCATTTCAAGGCCCTCCTGTTTGAACTCGCCCGTTTATCTATGGATTGCTTGGCCACATCCAGCTCAAAATCCAAGATGTCCAAATCATCATCAAGCATGGTATGCAAATCCTTCTTAACGGTTTCGTTCATAATCGCTAACGTGTGACGAGTATCTCGCAAAGATTGGTTCATCTCTTTTGTCCTAGCTGGTTGCCCAGACAGGTATGCATATTTTTCGGTTAATGCAACGAGGGAGTCCAAATGTTCGTAGTAAAAGCGTTCAGCTTTATAGAAACGCTTCGGCTCCTTTTTCGTGTTTGTATAAATTTTCCGTACGGTTATCATGATTTCAAAATTTTGTTTAGCCTGCGCGAAATTGCGGACACTTCGCAAGGATCGGTTCAGGCGTGTTATTTTTTCTTTCGCTTCTTTCAGGTTTTTTTCGATAAATTTATATTCTCTACGACTCAGGCCATTCTGCTTCCGCCTGCGAAAATCCGTCATCTGCTTTATGGAAATATAAACGATCCCTCCACCGAAGATAGCGTACAGACCAGCTAGCCAAATCGTTTGCTCAAAGGCGAAAAAGCTAATCAGCCATGTCAGTATCGCCGCTGAAGAAGCGGACATGGATCGTATGATAAATTGAAGAAATGCTTTCATCATTCCAACTCCTATTTGGAATCTGACGTAATGGTAGATAAGTTCAGATAAGACAATACCTTGTATACGATAAAAGTCGTCAAAAGGTTTCACTTCTATTTTACGTTATTATAGTACCCGATGCCAAGTGGGAGGAACTATCGTATTGACAGCGCATCGTTCTACCACCTGAATGTAGAGAAGAACAACCTCTTCGATGACATTATTCGACAAAATGTGGGGCGTGACAGGCACTTCAATGAACTGCTATCATAGATGTAAGACAAATAGGATAAGAAAAGAGGATAAGCTATGAAAGCCATCATTGTAAAGCATCCTGGCGGGGCGGAACAATTACAAGTAGCAGAACAGCCCAAGCCGGAGATTAAATCCGATGAACTATTGATTAACGTGAAGGCGGCCGCTGTGAACCGTACTGATATTCTAAGCCGGGAGGGACAGTCCGCTTACATGACTAATCCCATTTTAGGGATTGAAGTCGCCGGTGTCGTAGAGGCATCTGGAAACGGTACGGAGGATAAAAACGGCATGCGTGTGACAGGGCTTGTTAACAGCGGGGGCTATGCTGAATATGCAGTAATGCCAGCTGACAGGGCGATGGAGATACCGGAACATTTATCTTTTGAGGAAGCGGTCGCCATTCCAGAGGTGTTTCTAACCGCCTATCAGACCTTATTTTGGCTAGGCAATTTAAGTAAAGATGAGACCGTATTGATCCATGCAGGCGGAAGCGGCGTTGGAACCGCAGCCATACAGCTCGCTAAACAGCTAACCAACGCCAAAGTGATTACAACAGCCGGATCAGAGGAAAAACTCCAATTTTGCCGTTCATTAGGTGCAGATGTGGGCATAAACTATAAAGAACAGCACTTTGACGTGGAAGTCATGAAGGCTACCAACAATCAGGGCGTTGATTTGGTACTTGACTTTATTGGCGCTTCCTATTGGGAAAAGAACTTAAACAGCATAAACGTGGACGGGCGCTGGATTCTGATTGGAGTATTAGGCGGCGCTGTGATTGAGAACGTAAATTTAATGGATATCATGAGCAAGCGTATTAAGCTGATAGGCACCTTGCTTACCCCTAGAAGCGATGATTATAAAGCAGCTCTATCGAAAGACTTCGAAACAAAGGCCATGCCTCTATTTGAGCGTGAACAACTAAAACCCGTCATTGATCATGTATTCAGTCCTGGCGAAGCACAACAGGCGCATGAGCACATGGAAAGCAATAAAAATATCGGCAAGATTGTATTGAAAATGGATGATTAAACGTTCCATTCAGCAAATTTCGAGGCGTGCCTGTCACTTGTATTATGGAGGTTTTTAATATGAAACTGGAAAACATCATTACAAAATTGCAGAATCGAGAGCCGCGAATACTTGGACAGGAGGAATTTCGAAAATCGGCGGTATTGCTGCCGCTCATCGAGGTAGAAAATGAGATTCATATTTTATTTGAAGTCCGATCGATGCAAATGCGTAGTCAGCCTGGTGATGTCTGTTTTCCAGGTGGGAAAATCGATAAGGAGGACAAAGATCCAAAAAGCTGTGCAATTCGAGAGACGACGGAGGAACTTGGGATAAGAGCAACTACTATTAAAGACATGGTTCCACTTGATTACATCGTGGCTGATTCAGGCAGAATGATTTACCCGTTTATTGGCAGTATTACCAATCCGGATCACATTCAGCCAAGTGAAGCAGAGGTCGAGGAAGTTTTCACTGTACCATTGAATTTTTTCCTCCAAACGAGGCCGGACGTGTATAAAGTAAACGTTCAAGTCGTGCCGGAAGAAGATTTTCCTTATGACCTTATTGTTGGCGGGGAAAATTATAACTGGAATACGCGTTCCATTGATGAACTTTTTTATACCTACAACGGCAAGGCAATTTGGGGACTAACAGCAAAGATATTGACACATTTTTTGACTTTGCTGGATAGCAACAGCTACTATTAGGAGAAATGTGCGTGCATGAAGGGGACATACACAAAACCGTTCGTGCACCCTATTTTTAGGAAACTTGGCTTTTTGTACGTATGTTATATAAGAAAGGTTCCTTATCGATTAAGTAAAGGTTGTCAAATTAAGGTTTATCGTCTTCCTCCAAAAGTCCATCCGTATGAAATTGGTATGTAGCCAAGTCCACGTTCCCAGTCTTGCTAACCTCAACACCTTCATCCTCCAGCATCGACTTCTGATTCATCACGCCTTCCTCACTTCTTAACGCAATTTGCCCCTTCACATTAATAACTCGATGCCAAGGCAAGTTATGTTTGCGGCTCATGGAATGTAAAATGCGCACAACCTGTCGTGCCGCACGTGGGCTACCCGCAACACGGGCCACTTGCCCATATGTCATCACCCGCCCCTCAGGAATTTGCTGTAGTACGGTTATGACGTTTTCTGTGAATGGTTTCATGTTTTCACTCCTCCTAAAGCGACGAAAAAGTTGGGGGATCGACATCGCTCGTTGACTTCTATATGTAGTTTACATGTAAAAATCCTGTTCGTATACCGAACACTACTATTATCGTTTCGTTCTGCCAAGCATGATATCTTTCCCCTACAGTTACTTCCTAATGGATGTCTATATTTTTATATTTTGGTAACATAATAAAAGAAGTAATGTATTTGGAAGGATTGTTTAACTTGGATATTACTACTGGATCACTCATATTTATATTTTCTCTCATGCTGATCATCGGTGTGCTTGCTACCAAATTTTCCACCCGATTGGGGCTGCCGGCACTTGTGTTATTTCTATTAGCTGGTATGCTGCTCAATAATTATTTATTTTTTGAGAATGTGGAATTAGCTCAATTAATTGGGCTTATGGCACTGATCATTATCTTGTTCAATGGTGGCACACAAACGAAATGGAGAAATATTCGCCCCGTTATCGGTGCTGCAGGAACATTGGCAACGCTTGGCGTATTAATCACTTCTGTCATAACAGGCTTAGCGGCTATGTATATCTTGAATTTCACATTGTTAGAAGGCATGCTGCTTGGTGCTATTATAGGCTCAACAGATGCTGCTGCCGTTTTTTCGGTATTAACAAATAAAAACTTTGATAAGCGTTTAACGGCTACACTCGAGGCAGAATCCGGTTCCAATGATCCGATGGCCGTTTTTCTAACTCTTGCTTTGATTGAAATGATTCAAATGCCGGATGCTTCTTTCTGGGCAGCAGTTGGCAGCTTCTTTCTTCAAATGGGACTTGGCGTTCTTCTTGGGTTATTGCTTGGGAAAATTGCAGTACGTATTATCAATAATATAAAGCTGGATACTTCAAGTCTATACCCGGTTCTCGCCATGGGCGCTGCTATATTTACATATGCCGTCACCGATTACGTTGGAGGAAGTGGTCTCTTAGCAGTATATGTCATGGCCATTTTTGTAGGCAATAGTGACCTGACCTACCGCTTTACTATTTTACGTTTCAACGAAGGATTTGCTTGGATGATGCAAATTGTCATGTTTACCTTGTTAGGACTGTTGGTGTTCCCAAGTCAATTGCTCGACGTGTTTTGGCAAGGCATCCTGCTGGCGGCCATTTTAATGTTTATCGCACGGCCTGTGGCTATATTTATCAGCATGATATTTATGAAATACAATGTTCATGAAAAACTGTTTATTTCCTGGGCAGGACTTAAAGGTGCAGTTCCGATCGTTTTAGCGACTTATCCGATATTAGCAGACGTAGAAAACCATCACATTATCTTTAATGCTGTCTTTTTCGTTGTATTGATCTCGGCTTTGGTGCAAGGAAGTACACTACCATGGCTTGCAACTAAGCTTGGATTAACCGGCAAGGATGATGATACAACCCCTGACCTGGAATTAATCAATCTTGGAAATACAGAGTCAGAAATCATGAAAATGACAGTAACCAAAAGCTCACCTGGCGTTGGAAGTTCATTAAATGACCTGGATTTGCCAAACGACACATTGATTATCGGCATTACCCGCAATAAAGAACTGCAGACACCGACAGGAAATACGATTATCGAAAGTGGTGACACTCTTTTTGTTCTATGTGACAAAGAGAGCAGAAAAGCAGCGAAAAGAGTACTACTCGGTCAGCGAAAAGAATGAGAAGATCCTATGACTCCCTACGCTACAATGATGACGCAGAGAGGGACAAATCTCGTGGCTCCGTTCGTTCGATAACGATATCACTTGCATGGTGAAATGCTGCAAAATCCTTCAGTGCTTGCCTTATATTTTCGCGAAGTTGGAATGTTATCTTAACCTCAGGTTCCAGCTGAAGCAAACGAATATGCAGTCGCCTGTTCTTTCTATCAAGGCCGGGGTCTATCCGCCCTATCAAGCGGTCTCCGGCTAGTATTGGCATGGCGTAATACCCATAGCAGCGCTTGGTCTTTGGTGTGTAAACCTCCCATTTATAGGAGAAGTCAAAAAGATCGACTAGTCGCTCCCGGCGCCAAAGTAAGTTATCGAGTGGTGGGAGAAATCGGATTGGCGATGCTTCTTCCTGTAAAAATACTTGAATCGTCCGTTCATGTTCTTTTAACCTATCAAGGTCTGTGGCCAGAATAAAGTAAGATCTGCGAACACCTTCGATATCCAATGGGATTACCTCACCTGAATCAACACGTTTCGTAATAGCCTCGCGGCGTTCTTTCGCGTTTAACTTTTGCCAACCAAAGCGAGCGTCTCCGGAATCAAACACACGATACGCTCGCAAATATTTTTCCAAAAGTGCTTCGCGAGATTTCGCTTCATCCGTATTTTTTGCTTCTTTCAGCAATTTTGATGGTATGGTCCGCGATGTAAGATCAA
It encodes the following:
- a CDS encoding winged helix-turn-helix domain-containing protein, whose protein sequence is MKPFEASRCAVRRFLLDTQHLLFHSDIGDRSVLESTEQLIRQLECVQLDPIASVERNQHLVLAARIPGYEPEMLNELLNQGKLFEYWANAACTIPMEDYPLFEATRNRFRTRLQMELDKLEPAASDVLERLEVEGSLPSRDFRSRERVHGGWDNKIPKTKATSHALNLLQDIGEIRVVRRQGSERYFDLTSRTIPSKLLKEAKNTDEAKSREALLEKYLRAYRVFDSGDARFGWQKLNAKERREAITKRVDSGEVIPLDIEGVRRSYFILATDLDRLKEHERTIQVFLQEEASPIRFLPPLDNLLWRRERLVDLFDFSYKWEVYTPKTKRCYGYYAMPILAGDRLIGRIDPGLDRKNRRLHIRLLQLEPEVKITFQLRENIRQALKDFAAFHHASDIVIERTEPRDLSLSASSL